Below is a genomic region from Methylobacterium sp. FF17.
ATCGGCACTGCTGGTAGACCGGAATGATGCCAGACGGCGGTGGCCGAGGCGATCTCGATCCTGCGTTCACCTGTGCCGTACCAGCCCGGCACGCTCACCTGCTGCCAGATGGTACCCGAGTCGGTCAGGATCTTGGACAGGGTTGGCCGCCGCACACCCTTCTTGCGCGGGCGCCCGATTGTACCAGGAAGCCTTGGAGGCGCTGGATCGTAGAGAGCCGCATCCAGGCGCAGGCGGGTGATGGCGGTGATACCGCCGCGGCGCAGAGCATCGAGAAACAGCAAGGCCGAGAAGGCGCTATCGCCGACCAGCACGAGATCGCGCCCCGGCAGCCAGCGCCTTACCTGCAAGGCCATCTGCCGTCCGACATCGAGCAGGGTCTTGTGCCGACGGCCTTGTTCCCGGCAGGCGCGCTCGGACGGAACGAGGGCAGTCAGGAACGGCAACGCCCAGACCCGACCGGCCCAGGGGATGGGTGCGAGCAGCATCAGGCTCATCCAGCGCAGGCCGATCGTCTTGACGAAATGGGCACCGGACGAGCGCACCGGATCACGGTAGATCCCGCGGGCTTGGATGCGGCGGTCGCAGCGCCGCTCGATCGTGTCGTCGAGCGCCAGCACTACGGGGCCGTGTGGGACGAAGGCCTCGACGAGCAGCCGAAGCAGCATGTGGGCTCCAGCATGGGGAGACCATGCGGCGCGGCTGAGCACCCGGTGGGTGTTCACGAAATGGCGGTCGCGTGCCCGGCCCGTGATCCGCAGCACGCTCGCTACCGTGCGCCGGCCCGGACAGAGGATCGCACCGATCAGCAGCTCCTGAGCGTGTCGCCACGAACGGTGGACGAACAGCGGAGCGAAGGACAGGATGATCCCGGCGAAGCAGGCAGGCAGGTGCGGCATGAGGCGTCTCTGGCGAGGGACACCATCAGCCTATCCATCACGCCCGCTTCGTCACCCAGCGCGTTCCGCGACATGTCGAAATGGCCAAAGTCGAGCTAATACCAATCGGCGCTGATCATAACCGATATGCCCAGTCGCGCAGTCCGAGGGACATGATCTTCCAAGGCTGGGCAGTCAGCCTGTTCCAGGCGTCGCAGCATCGGTCGACGATGTCCTCGTAGGACGTGAAGATCCGATCGCCGAGCCAGTTGTCGCGTAGGAACTGCCAGACATTCTCGACAGGGTTGAGTTCGGGCGCGCAGGGCGGCAGTGGCAGCAGCGTGATGTTGCCGGGCACGGCGAGATCGTGAGCGCTGTGCCAGCCGGCTCCGTCGAGGATGAGCACGGCGTGGGCGGCGGGATCGACGCTGCGGCTGATCTCGGCCAGATGTGCGTTCATCGCCGAGGCGTCGCAGCGGGGCATGACGAGACCAGCCCCCTTGCCCTTCTCCGGGCAGATCGCCCCGAAGATGTAGGCGTAGCCCGTGCGCTGGTCCTTAGGGGCGGAGGGCCGGCTGCCCCGGCGGGCCCAGCGTCGCGGGAGCGTGTTCTTCTGACCGACCCGCGCCTCGTCCTGCCACCATAGCTCGATGGCCGTGCCGGGCGGCAAGCCGGCCCGGATCACAGTCACGGCGGCGGGCAGGTTTTTTTGAATGCCACCAGCGCGGCTGGGTCCTGCTCGTGGTGGCGCGGGCGCACCGACAGCTTGCGGAAGCCGAGGGTCTTGATCGTGCGGCCGAGCGTGCTCTCGTCCAGGCTGATCCCGAAGCTCGTGTAGATCCAGGCCGCCAAGTCCTTCAGCCGCCAGCGCACCACACCGTGCCGATCCAGGTCGGGGCCTTCCTCGATCACCCGCGCCAGCGCCTGCCGCTGCGCTGCATCCAGCTTGGGTGGATTGCCGGGAGCTTTGCGGTCGATCAGTCCGGCAGGTCCGTCCACGTTGAAGGCCAACACCCAATCGCGCACCGTCTGCAGGCTCACGGCCCCGATCCGGGCCGCAGCCGTGCGGCTGCCGCCATCGTAGATCACCGCCAGCGCAAGCAGCCGACGGCTCTGGCCCGCGTCGCGGCTCGTCCGGGCCAACCGGCGCAGATCATCCGCATCGAAGTCCTCCCGCAGTGGCACGGCAACGGACATGGCAAACCCTCCCGGTTCGCCTCATCGAATCACAACCGACAAGGCAACGTAACCCCGTGAGTCTCCATCACAACCGGTTGGTATAAGACCCGATCCTACACGCCAAAGACCAATGGTATGGTCGAGCGCTTTAACGGTCTGAACCGCGCCGGGTTTCCCGGAGGCCATTTGGTTTGATTCAGGCTGCCAAGGTTTGCACCTCGGCCTGGGCATAGTAGCGCGCTTCAGCCTCGGCGGGAGGGATATTCCCGATCGGTTCGAGCAGACGACGGGTGTTGAACCAGTCGACCCATTCGAGGGTGGCGAACTCGACGGCCTCGAACGACCGCCATGGTCCACGCCGATGGATCAGTTCGGCTTTGAACAGCCCGTTGATCGTCTCGGCGAGGGCATTGTCGTAGCTGTCGCCGACGCTGCCGACGGAAGGCTCGACACCGGCCTGGGCGAGCCGCTCGGTGTAGCGGATCGACAGGTATTGCGAGCCCCTATCGCTATGGTGCACGAGCCCACCACCCTGGTGGGGACGGCGCTCGTGCAGGGCCTGCTCCAAAGCGTCGAGCACGAAGGCGGCATGGGCGGTTCGGGAGACCCGCCAGCCGACGATGCGGCGGGCGAAGACGTCGATGACGAAGGCCACATAGACGAAGCCAGACCAGGTCGCGACGTAGGTGAAATCGCTGACCCACAGGGCGTTGGGCCGCGGTGCCTTGAACTGTCGGTTGACCCGGTCGAGCGGGTACACCGCGGCCGGATCGGGGATCGTCGTCCGGACTGTCTTGCCCCGCACGACACCCTTCAGTCCCATCGCCCGCATCAGCCGCGCCACGGTGCACCGAGCCACCACGATCCCGTCCCGGCCGAGCTGCCGCCAGACCTTGCGCACGCCGTAGACGCGGAAGTTCGCCTCGAACACGCGCCGGATCTCGACCATCAGCGCCGCATCGCTCCTGGCCCGTGCAGGCAGCTTGCCGGGATCGGCACGCCGCGCGGCATGGGCA
It encodes:
- a CDS encoding IS630 family transposase (programmed frameshift), which translates into the protein MSVAVPLREDFDADDLRRLARTSRDAGQSRRLLALAVIYDGGSRTAAARIGAVSLQTVRDWVLAFNVDGPAGLIDRKAPGNPPKLDAAQRQALARVIEEGPDLDRHGVVRWRLKDLAAWIYTSFGISLDESTLGRTIKTLGFRKLSVRPRHHEQDPAALVAFKKNLPAAVTVIRAGLPPGTAIELWWQDEARVGQKNTLPRRWARRGSRPSAPKDQRTGYAYIFGAICPEKGKGAGLVMPRCDASAMNAHLAEISRSVDPAAHAVLILDGAGWHSAHDLAVPGNITLLPLPPCAPELNPVENVWQFLRDNWLGDRIFTSYEDIVDRCCDAWNRLTAQPWKIMSLGLRDWAYRL
- a CDS encoding IS3 family transposase (programmed frameshift), with translation MTKRTPPYSPEVRARAVRMVLDHQGEHASQWAAINSIAAKIGCSGETLRNWIRQSERDTGQRGGPSTDERERIKALERENRELRQANEILRKASAYFCHGGARPPVADMIAFIDDHRAVYGVEPICRVLPIAPSTYHAHAARRADPGKLPARARSDAALMVEIRRVFEANFRVYGVRKVWRQLGRDGIVVARCTVARLMRAMGLKGVVRGKTVRTTIPDPAAVYPLDRVNRQFKAPRPNALWVSDFTYVATWSGFVYVAFVIDVFARRIVGWRVSRTAHAAFVLDALEQALHERRPHQGGGLVHHSDRGSQYLSIRYTERLAQAGVEPSVGSVGDSYDNALAETINGLFKAELIHRRGPWRSFEAVEFATLEWVDWFNTRRLLEPIGNIPPAEAEARYYAQAEVQTLAA
- a CDS encoding IS701 family transposase, which gives rise to MPHLPACFAGIILSFAPLFVHRSWRHAQELLIGAILCPGRRTVASVLRITGRARDRHFVNTHRVLSRAAWSPHAGAHMLLRLLVEAFVPHGPVVLALDDTIERRCDRRIQARGIYRDPVRSSGAHFVKTIGLRWMSLMLLAPIPWAGRVWALPFLTALVPSERACREQGRRHKTLLDVGRQMALQVRRWLPGRDLVLVGDSAFSALLFLDALRRGGITAITRLRLDAALYDPAPPRLPGTIGRPRKKGVRRPTLSKILTDSGTIWQQVSVPGWYGTGERRIEIASATAVWHHSGLPAVPIRWVLIRDPENRFEPQGLLCTDTARDPTQIVTWFVRRWQVEVTFQEARTHLGVETRAPVVRQGHCPHDALPARPVLHRHPARHPADST